AAAACCCCGTATTATTAGACACTATTCTgtggagaaaaatgaaaatttgacgCACCTTCATTCACACTATGtaagcaaattatgaaaaaataataaaaaacataaatggaAAATAATTAGTCTTTCAAATTTTAAGGTATTAATCaacaattaaaatgtttttttatgaaattataatatatagtaaATCATTTCTacacatatgtatatattatttttaatttatcaattttgaaaataaatttgtctcTTGTATAAAAATAGCtgtgattttattattagtattattttctaataaatttgacgttttattttaagaaaaaagtgtCATACTCTCTTACAAATTTTCGCTAGTAGTATAAAAGCATTTAATGTcgcaaaaataaatataaaggaAAGTAAGAGAATTAATAAAAGAGCGTTCttattttgatattatgttCTTTTCATATATCTTTAGATATTTGTTTTCTAAGatgtaattttagaattttaactttttttaatatattattatataatattcacTACTAAAAGCTAAATACATTTAATGTCATAAAAATAAATGCAAAGAAACGAAAGTAGGATATAAAtacaaagagaaaaaagagaatcaATAAAAAGtggtattttttatataataccttctttttccatttttcaacATTTTACATTTCATCTAGAagctaattttataatttaaaattttcaattttcaccAGTAATCATATATTCTTACAAAATGCACTAAGTAAAGATAGCTAATCCAATACCAACATTTTATTGGTAGTGGTaacttattttgattttgaatttgataatcaattaaaattatataggACTACTCCTTGTTACGCGAAAGTCTATTTTGAGCACAGATTATGTAGTTGGCGGGATGTCTTTTggtaaaaaacaaataaattatgttattaaaataataatttagaagtattttttacatacataattaatttattatagaaTATCCATAATTTATTGTAgcttattaataattaattatagattttttattttcattaataaataataaaaaggaataaataaaataattttacttagaTATAGTCTGAACTAATTTAAGTAGTTGTACACTTGATTTGTTTTTACATAATGGGAAGTATGGATTTGGCTGTGAGTGATTCTATACTGTTCCCATAATAATGAATGCCGACTGATTTGTGTGTGAAATGTGAATAAAGAAAGAGAGTGAAGAAGGGTGGACTTTTGCAATGCTTGAGTAAATGTTTGTTTTGACTCCTTTTCCTAATTTTACCACCTCAGTTTTTTCTGCAGTCAGCCATCAACCCAACAAGTTCTTCTCTTTCCCTATATATATACCACTCATGGAAAATAGACAACCCAGTCCCAGTTGCAGAACCTTGTCTTTGCGTTTCAAACACTCCCTTCTATAGGAATCCACAAGGGATAcaagaacaaaacaagaaaaaggagcaagagaaaaaaagtatCACTATctacacttttctttttcctttatacCAGATGGGAAGACCACCTTGCTGTGACAAAATTGGGATTAAGAAAGGGCCATGGACTCCTGAGGAAGACATCATCTTGGTCTCTTACATTCAAGAACATGGACCCGGGAATTGGAGATTGGTTCCCTCTAATACAGGTAACAAAATTCAACATATGCTTTTATTGTTCCCTCTTCTTCCTTCAGAATTCTTttcggtttttttttttcattcttttgcaACTAGGTTactttttcttgtttattaaatgaaattgcTCAAGTTATGATGCCATTAactttggtattttttattttttttttcagggtTGATGAGATGCAGCAAAAGCTGCCGACTCAGATGGACCAACTATCTCCGACCTGGAATCAAACGAGGCAATTTCACCGatcatgaagagaaaatgataatCCACCTCCAAGCCCTTTTGGGTAACAGGTATTGCTTGTTATGTTAAAGGCTTGATAGTTTAAAGGTTGGATTTTTGTCTGCCATGAATGGAAAAGGTTGACTTGAGTTTTGGGAAttttgtataaaagaaaaaggttttggGATCTGTTTGATAATAATGGGATTTTGATAAAGATGAATTTATGATGACGTGAGGTGTTTGTGATGGGTGCAGATGGGCTGCAATAGCCTCCTATCTTCCACAGAGGACAGACAATGACATAAAGAACTATTGGAATACCCATTTGAAAAAGAAGCTGAAGAAGTTGCAGAGCGAGGAGGGTGATGACGAAGGTAACAATTACGAAAAGGGAAACTCTTGTTCACAGCTAAAGGGTCAGTGGGAGAGAAGACTTCAAACAGATATCCACATGGCCAAACAAGCCTTATGTGAGGCTTTGTCCCTTGACAAACCAACCCAAATCTTCCCTGAGACTAAACTACCCTCCACTTTTTCCCACCCCACATCACCAAACAAAACATCATCCTTGTACGCCTCGAGCACAGAAAACATAGCCAGGTTGCTGGACAATTGGATGAAAAAATCCCCAAACAAAACCGAAACAAACTGCTCCATGAGCAACATGGTAACCACAGGGTCTAGTTCGAGTGAGGGAACACAAAGCACGGTGACATGCACACAGGACCAGTTTGACTCCTTGTGGAGCTTCAAGTACGAGCGTTCACAGTCTGTGTCAGCAGAAGAGAACACGAACTTGGTGGAGAGCAAGCCAAACGTAGAGACGCAAGTGCCTCTGATGCTGCTGGAGAATTGGCTTTTCGAGGATGGCGCACCTCAGTGCAACGAAGATCTCATGAACATGTCGCTGGAGGAAACTGCAGATGGGTTGTTCTAGTTGTTCTAGTCCTAGATCCATGTAACCAAATCAAGAACAAAAAAGtcttgaaaagaaagaaagagaatgcgtgtgagtgtgtgtgagaATTAGACTTTAAGTTATTGCAAATGAAACAAAAGTGTACATTACAAGTACATCCATAACTATGACTATCATCATTACCTATCTTATCTTATCTACCATAATAATAACTAGAGTTGAATATacatgctttttcttttttcctttttttttctttttacttttagcACGGGTTACTTATCATCTCTTTGCtattcctttttaatttttctacaaTTAAAGTTAATCATGTATTAGGACTTTTACCTATGGGAATTGGTTGCGCACAGGTACTGTGTACTTGTTACTAAAACAAACTCATTTCTTATCCGTTTTATTACTGTGAGATATTCATTTAGAAAGAAATACTCACAGTATTTTTTAATCTcacagatattttaaaaaaatattttaaatttttttaaaataaaactacaaaaaatataaaataaaataaattttaattttaattaaatttaatttaataaagtataatcaattttaaattaattaaatataaattaataaaatataaattaaattttaactttttacaaataataaatatttattagtagAAGTAATATGACACGTACTATGTTTGTTTATAAGTAATATTCActtacaaatattaaatatctaCAAATATTCATTATTCATAATGAATTTTATCTGATATCAAGAGGCCTAAGAATTTTTCCAGTTTTACTAAATGAATTGTAACTTTTTCTTAtttgtaaaatgaaaagaaaattaattcctTTCTCACAAAGCTGGCACTTTGGTTTTACACCAGCAAAAGGTCTTCTGGTCTTACAATTAATTGGTGTccatttttaaataactttttttttcatattaactCCATTGACTGATAGGTCTGAGACTTTTTGGTTTCCTTTCATAAGTGTATTTGTCATTCATGCGCTTAATGTTTTACATGTATTCAGATtggttgaaattaaaattatatgatcACAAAATGACAAAATGCAATATTAATGATCTATCAAATTCGTTTTCACATTTTAATACAATGAATACTTTGGTTTTTTGTTTTGCAAATCTATACATTTTCCTATTGGCTTTTAGGTTCTTTGTACTAAGGTGGTAACGGTACCTGCTGCATGTCTTTTCCCATTCAATTAAAATGCTTGGTCATCACTTCTCGATACATTTTACActtacttaaatttaattaaaagtattagttattccattatttttcatctatgTGAAAATTTTGTGGTCTATAAGTACTATTTtggttgaataaattattttaattatttttgctttaTGAATTTGATACACTAGTAACCACATGCCTTTgtctatataatatatttctttagtGACCAATTCGGTGTgttcttaattaaatatatgaaaattatgatGATATTACAAGcaaatattaataacataatcTTTTAGcagaatatttcatgtttaatCTCTGTTGTAGGTGATTTTTTAGAACCAGCACTATTTATAATgctataaaagaaattattctcTAGTCTAAAGTGttgaagtatatatatatatatatatatatatatatatatatatatatatatatatatatatatatatatatatatatataatacttgtTTAATAAGAATTTGAAACTGGCACGTATGCACACATACATGGCCATACAAACAAAAACTCACACATGTATTGTATATCTCGTGTTAAAAGTTTGAGGCACGATTGTTTATGCCTAACTCTAACTGTATCAACTCATCTAATTCAAACTGAGATCTAATATTGTATTATGAATATGGCTACATTTTTTTtccacatattcttaaatgaataaaataattttcttagaaACTAAGATTACCCAAACATAATAagttaaattcaataatttatataattatataaaattgtttacaaattaatttctaCCTaaactgattttaattttaaaagtttattttatttttttatttaatggaaaaaaattgtcgaactataattattatatatatactgttTTACAAAGTTGAAAGGAAATCACAGGTCTCTATACACAAGTGTGGAGATGCATTTACACACATGCTTTGTACCACACCGAACAGTGTTGCAACGCAACGTTTAAATTCATGATTTATGCGTGTCATTAGGTCCAAAAACACCTTTTTCACATTTATGTAAAACTGTagatttataagttttttttctttttctgttaaTTTTTGTCAATTTACATAATTGTATAAGTGTGTGAGGAAAGAAATAGATACTTCTTTTATAATCATTTCATTCTCTTTGGATTCATTATTTCCTATAAATTCATATGGTAAATTTTTATagattagatatttttaaacatatttagaaatataatattacttGAGAAACAAATTGGTTCCAGATTATGTAACCTGTGTCCCCAAAATTAACAACATTAAAAATAGAaagtattgaaaaataaaagaaaaatttagacAAAATTCACCTATTAAATACCGAGGTTAGACATGTGTGGTATAATTTAAGGAAAAACATAAAGTTagaaatattctttttaagtttttatttgagtgaatttggttGGTATtcttgatatatttttaatttttacatatatttatttattaaaaatagattttaaatctaattcactttataaaattaatttataaaataaggtttatatatatttatatattataaattgattttattattaattaatgtaaaatttttaacacatttttttatattaaaacatatatatttgaagtgtgaaaaaaattaataagtaatTTAATAACAGTTTGATAACGATATAATAaactcaataaataataaatattcaaataataaattttattaagatagattcaaattcattattctAATAACATGGtaagaaatgaaatttaatcTTACAATTGATAggataatatttttacttattcatatatattgtataaataCAGCAGTGTGATtccaatatttattatttaaagtttacaCATTCTTTCATAAAGAATGTATGATGTAAGTTTTTTAACTACTAAGGTTAATATGATATATAAAGGTTGTTAATGTAATacttcaaaacaaataataagaCAGGCATAGTGTGCAATTTAAAAAAACTCTTAAAATATCACAATTTGGTAATTCGGTTTAATTTTTCACATTCTTTCTAAAAATATCTTGTCTTTATATTTGAGCAGTCTATAAATGAAGTATATATTTGAAGTAATTAtgctatatatttattttgaaacaatttatCTCTTGAATGAAGAGGAGATTGGAAACAGTTAGTGGGACGTAAAAGATAAACTTGCATTGTCGGCAACATATAAAaaccttttaattattatttaaaaaaaaaacttaataaatttgtgtaaaatatgaatgaactTGGTCCTCATATAATAGCTTTACTCTTTTGATTTAATGCTATTGAATTTATACTGCAAAATAAAGGGGCCATGTCTCCTCATGATCCAGGCCTTTTTCTATAACTGGTTGCTGGCATCCaacaaagaaattaattattctcctttaattgaaattaattaaatataactatgAAATAAATAACATCACGTGCATGATAAGATGGAGACGTGGGGCATGcaaaaatggaagaagataTTGTCAAAAgtctaaaagaaaaagatagaacCACAAACATATAATTATGCAGTAAAACTCATTTAATTCGTTTCACTGTGAAAGAATCTAATTCAGTTCAACATACGTGAATAAGTTGTTCTAAATTcttaacaatataaataataactatgataagaaataataaaaatattctattaataaCTCTAGTAGTGTTTGTTTACAAAAATGTAATGCTGTACggaacaaaaacaataaaaatctaTGTTTGTATTTAGTAAATGGTTAAGAAAGACGATCATGGATTTAGAGAAAGAATGTTTATTTTTTCCATCCtcaaaaggaaagagaagagcTCGCAATAagcatattatatatttatccttattttaataatttaacctTCAAGATGACGTTTATATCTTATATAacgtataattaattatgttgcatagtttattatgttttttaataatatgatataaaataataccaataataatgataataatattaataataaaaagtaataatatagtAACAATGAtcaatgtgaaaaataaaattaataataataaaaaatataaaataatattaatatttattttaataataataacaattattatcattattattgttattgttattaaaaaaatgaaaaattaaaaaataatagtaacaattataaaaagactataaaataataacaacaataataataaaattataatttattattttaatacaatatatttattataataacgGTATTTTGATCATtgagaattattttctttattttcttctactttcactttctttctttttcattctttctttttttccctcAAATTCAACTTTCAACCCAAATATTTTTTagtgaataatttatttttttataaataatatgaaataatttttgataaaatttcaatataaaatttcaaagaaattaaattttgaaaatttattaaaatatttttattatttaaaattgtaagaacctaaaaaatagagtattagaataGATAGgtctattaaaataatgagaccgaatattttattataaaataatcttataatataaataaaactttctaaagctcggttcattatctaaaatatttttatctctctaaaacattaTTCTCTTCCCTTTCTCTCACATCTCTCTAACTTTTCTCACACTTGGATCATTTGTTCAACGATCAGAAGGTGTCTAGGTAATCCTGGCGTAGAAGGCTTTCTTTTCAaccgatcaatttcttgttttaaGTTAGTAAGTTTCGTttccttttcttaattttcCTAAATCTGTGATCATGCACGGAAATCTGCCTTGCATGAGATGTGGGTTTCTTCTTCTTGATTCTTGACTCAATTTAGGCTCTGAGGTTGGTTTCCTATCACCAATCGGTGATTTATAGGTTTTTCTAGAGTTTCCTTGTGGTGCAAGCATCGATTGGGGGTTTTCTAGAGCCGTGCCGTGTTTctctaaggtaagggaagctagttaactacttttaaatagaaaaatgtgGTATGAGTTTAATGGTTATTATAATTAATCTGTTGGAGTGGAAAACATGATTTTTGTTAGTTGTAATTGGGTGGAATGCATGTTTTGTATGTTGATGGATGTGGTCATGTGTGGAATCTTTTATATGTATGTTTGTGATGTTGTAGTTGATATGGTTGAATTGAATTGTACACAATTGGACTATTATAGTGGAAAAGAAATCTGTTAGTGGTGTTTACTGTAAGATGGAAGCTTAAGGTAGTGAAATAGGAAAAAGCATTGTATAACTGATTTGGTGAATTTTGGGCTGTTTATGAACTAGTGTGGGTTATTTTAATACTTGGTGATGTTAGAGATTTGATTTAGTAGAGTATGGTGGTAATGAGGTAGAGTTCTACTTGTGTTAGAACTCAATTTgaaggaagtgaggtagtgaaa
This Vigna angularis cultivar LongXiaoDou No.4 chromosome 4, ASM1680809v1, whole genome shotgun sequence DNA region includes the following protein-coding sequences:
- the LOC108344827 gene encoding myb-related protein 306, producing MGRPPCCDKIGIKKGPWTPEEDIILVSYIQEHGPGNWRLVPSNTGLMRCSKSCRLRWTNYLRPGIKRGNFTDHEEKMIIHLQALLGNRWAAIASYLPQRTDNDIKNYWNTHLKKKLKKLQSEEGDDEGNNYEKGNSCSQLKGQWERRLQTDIHMAKQALCEALSLDKPTQIFPETKLPSTFSHPTSPNKTSSLYASSTENIARLLDNWMKKSPNKTETNCSMSNMVTTGSSSSEGTQSTVTCTQDQFDSLWSFKYERSQSVSAEENTNLVESKPNVETQVPLMLLENWLFEDGAPQCNEDLMNMSLEETADGLF